A part of Desulfobacter sp. genomic DNA contains:
- a CDS encoding branched-chain amino acid aminotransferase, whose translation MEIKVTRAAQTGTRPKDEDLGFGTVFTDHMFVMDYEEGKGWLNPRIEPFAEFSMSPAAMVFHYGQAIFEGLKAYKTPEGKIQFFRARDNFARMNKSAEGLCIPKIDVDFTMDAMKQLVKMEEKWIPETLGTSLYVRPFIIATDPFLGVRSSYKFKFFIILCSVGAYYAEGLNPVKIWVCKDHVRAVRGGVGEFKTAGNYAASLLAGEKAKKEGYAQVLWLDGIELKYIEEVGAMNIFFIINDELVTPELNGSILPGITRFSVIDLAKKWGMKVSERKVSMDEILEAHDKGQLTEVFGSGTAAVISPVGEIRYGDKMLNIGDGTPGETSMKFYNALTAIQYGKAEDTEGWIEVID comes from the coding sequence TGTGATGGATTATGAGGAAGGCAAGGGATGGCTCAATCCCCGCATTGAACCCTTTGCCGAATTTTCCATGTCTCCTGCAGCAATGGTTTTCCACTACGGCCAGGCGATTTTCGAAGGCCTCAAAGCCTACAAGACCCCAGAAGGCAAAATTCAGTTTTTCCGGGCCCGGGATAATTTCGCCCGGATGAATAAATCCGCCGAAGGGCTGTGCATCCCCAAGATTGATGTGGATTTTACCATGGATGCCATGAAACAGCTGGTTAAGATGGAAGAAAAATGGATCCCCGAAACCCTGGGGACCTCCCTCTATGTGCGGCCCTTTATCATTGCCACCGATCCTTTCCTGGGGGTGAGATCCTCTTATAAATTTAAATTTTTCATCATCCTCTGTTCCGTGGGCGCATATTATGCCGAGGGACTGAATCCGGTGAAAATATGGGTGTGCAAGGACCATGTCAGGGCCGTCCGGGGCGGCGTGGGCGAGTTTAAAACCGCAGGCAATTATGCGGCAAGCCTCCTGGCCGGGGAAAAGGCGAAAAAAGAAGGATATGCCCAGGTGCTCTGGCTGGACGGGATTGAACTCAAATATATTGAGGAAGTCGGGGCCATGAATATCTTTTTCATCATCAACGATGAACTGGTCACCCCGGAACTCAACGGCAGCATCCTGCCGGGCATCACCCGGTTTTCAGTCATTGACCTGGCCAAAAAATGGGGCATGAAGGTCAGTGAACGGAAAGTCAGCATGGATGAAATTCTTGAGGCCCATGACAAGGGGCAGCTCACCGAAGTATTCGGTTCCGGCACCGCCGCAGTGATCTCACCTGTGGGTGAAATCCGTTACGGCGATAAGATGCTGAACATCGGCGACGGCACCCCGGGCGAGACCTCCATGAAGTTCTACAATGCCCTGACCGCCATTCAATACGGCAAAGCAGAAGATACCGAAGGCTGGATAGAAGTCATCGATTGA
- a CDS encoding helix-turn-helix transcriptional regulator, protein MAKKKEMTPIGKRIRRARLDKGISLNVMANETGLSKDFIKKIEGGEQRPSVGTLLQISRTLQLDSSYLLKEQEDTLEERADAYTKRTDNYAYTPLTPGAENKHLKAFRIVVEAGTRHEGVGFQHEGEEFSYVLSGTVEIQVGDHVNTLKAGDSLHFNSGIKHDLRNVGDEDAELIVVVYAP, encoded by the coding sequence ATGGCTAAAAAGAAAGAAATGACCCCCATTGGAAAGCGGATCAGGCGTGCCCGGCTGGATAAGGGCATCAGCCTGAACGTTATGGCAAATGAAACCGGACTGTCCAAAGACTTCATCAAAAAGATCGAAGGCGGGGAACAGCGTCCCTCTGTGGGGACCCTGCTCCAGATTTCACGGACCCTTCAACTGGATTCAAGCTACCTGCTCAAGGAACAGGAGGACACCCTGGAAGAGCGGGCCGATGCCTACACCAAACGGACGGACAACTATGCCTATACGCCCCTGACACCCGGGGCGGAAAACAAGCACCTCAAGGCCTTCCGCATTGTGGTGGAGGCCGGCACCCGGCATGAGGGCGTCGGCTTCCAGCACGAGGGCGAGGAGTTTTCCTATGTGCTGTCCGGAACCGTTGAAATCCAGGTGGGGGACCATGTCAATACCTTGAAAGCGGGAGACTCCCTCCATTTCAATTCAGGGATCAAGCATGACCTGCGCAATGTCGGCGACGAAGATGCCGAACTCATTGTGGTGGTGTACGCCCCTTAA
- a CDS encoding acyl-CoA dehydrogenase has product MLFKLTDEQLMIQNMVREFSRKVVAATAAERDKTREFPAENFKQMGELGLMGMMIPEEYGGEAADAVSYVLALSEIAYSCASTSVVMSVQNSIVCESLNKFGTEAQKEEFLVPLASGEIIGAFGLTEPDAGSDPVSQATTAEKDGDHYIINGTKRFITSGEHSSVVLVTAKTDESSGHKGISCFIVPKGTPGLVVGHHEDKMGLRASDTTDLIFENCRVPAANILGKEGDGFKIAMSGLDSGRIGIAAQSLGVAQAAFDAAVKYAKKRKQFGVPITKHQAIRFQVADMATQIEAARQLVFSAASMKDRGENYTREASMAKLFASEMVQDVTARAIQMHGGYGFTKDYPVERFYRDARVFTIYEGTSEIQRIVISNNILRDKRKLR; this is encoded by the coding sequence ATGCTATTCAAGCTGACCGACGAACAATTGATGATCCAGAACATGGTCCGGGAATTCTCCCGGAAGGTGGTTGCGGCCACGGCGGCTGAACGGGACAAAACCCGTGAATTCCCCGCAGAGAATTTCAAACAGATGGGGGAACTGGGCCTCATGGGGATGATGATCCCAGAAGAGTACGGCGGGGAAGCGGCCGATGCGGTTTCCTATGTCCTGGCCCTGTCCGAGATCGCCTACTCCTGTGCCTCCACCTCGGTGGTCATGTCCGTGCAGAACTCCATTGTCTGCGAGAGCCTGAACAAATTCGGCACCGAGGCGCAGAAGGAGGAATTTTTAGTGCCCCTGGCCTCGGGGGAGATCATCGGCGCCTTCGGCCTTACCGAACCCGATGCCGGCTCCGATCCCGTGAGCCAGGCCACCACCGCAGAAAAAGACGGGGATCATTATATTATCAACGGCACCAAGCGGTTCATCACCTCTGGAGAGCATTCCTCCGTGGTTTTGGTGACGGCCAAGACAGATGAATCCTCCGGCCACAAAGGCATTTCCTGTTTTATCGTGCCCAAGGGCACCCCGGGTCTTGTGGTGGGACACCATGAGGATAAGATGGGATTGCGTGCCTCGGACACCACGGATTTGATTTTTGAGAACTGCCGGGTACCGGCCGCCAATATACTGGGCAAGGAAGGGGACGGGTTTAAAATTGCCATGTCCGGCCTGGACAGCGGCAGGATCGGCATTGCCGCCCAGTCCTTAGGGGTGGCCCAGGCCGCCTTTGATGCGGCCGTAAAATATGCCAAGAAAAGAAAACAGTTCGGCGTGCCCATCACCAAGCACCAGGCCATCCGGTTCCAGGTGGCCGATATGGCCACCCAGATTGAGGCGGCCCGCCAGCTGGTTTTTTCCGCCGCTTCCATGAAGGACCGGGGGGAGAATTATACCCGGGAGGCTTCCATGGCCAAGCTCTTTGCTTCTGAAATGGTCCAGGATGTCACCGCCCGCGCTATCCAGATGCACGGCGGATACGGGTTTACCAAGGATTACCCTGTGGAGCGCTTCTACCGGGATGCCCGGGTCTTCACCATCTACGAGGGCACCAGCGAAATCCAGCGCATCGTCATTTCCAACAATATACTGAGGGACAAGCGAAAACTCAGATAG